The genomic window GAAATCTGTAAATAGCTATAGGGAAATGTTGCGAAAGCATCTTACAATTCATAATGGGAAGATATTAAAAAGTTTTGAATTTTTATATAAAGAGTTACACATAGCAGGTTATTATAGAGGACTTCTTCACAATGTTGATATGGTCAAGGATGCCTTGAAGGCAACAAAAGACTTTATTGAGAAGATAGGATGAAGGTTTTACCTTGTGAATAACCCAGTCACTACAAAAGAATGGTAAGATGAAAATAAAGGGTTTGTTGATATACAGAGAGAGGATGCAGAACACCTTTATTTTTGCAAAATAAAGCAGAAAGCATCTTTGTCGCAAAAAGCGAAAAGGGTGCTTTTTTGTTTAAGGGGGTGATGTAAAGAAAAAAAGATTATTTTTTAAAAAATTTAAAAATAGGAGGTAAATGAAAAAATGAAAAAGCTATTAGCATTAGCAATTGTAGGATTAGGGGTTGGGCTATCCAACCTTTGGGGAGATGAGCAAGGGGTTATGGAGCTTAAAGGCCCAGAGATTTTGGAGGCAGGAACCTATACCTTTCTCAGTGAGGAGGCGGGCATTGCCGGGTGGATAAATTTGGGTCAGCAAATAGACCTAAGTCAAGCGAAGGGTGTGTTTGTTGGACTTGAGAAGGAAGAGAATGATTATATAATTGGCTCTATCAGACCATCTGGGTATTTAGAGAATGAG from bacterium includes these protein-coding regions:
- a CDS encoding DUF5618 family protein, yielding KSVNSYREMLRKHLTIHNGKILKSFEFLYKELHIAGYYRGLLHNVDMVKDALKATKDFIEKIG